In Perognathus longimembris pacificus isolate PPM17 chromosome 3, ASM2315922v1, whole genome shotgun sequence, a single window of DNA contains:
- the LOC125347688 gene encoding basic proline-rich protein-like: MTAFSTQERGCKAPACSLNPSAPAPAPPLPGLPEARGPAPRLPYLFQSSAAAGFLGCVVRSGPGVRAGLRARRPPPGAEGAEGAAGAPGRARRAGGLSLLVPGAGSLRASCGAHGPGPAPPAPAASGARRLPPRRRRRRPRPDPHRRRPPQPRLPAATAGSASRRRGSCSSCGSDAPPSAEGAPADGAARAPERRRRAAGGFRGAPPAPLSPRSPPPPRAAESPGRTRAAPAGAAELRGRCGPPPAPPRGAPPRPSPPISDAAPAAALPGGAQPARPPPRRRRREGPPPGPASRRRLSLLSFIVFFSSVAAVRGPRKEGTRRPPSPRCPPPASPLPRLREMCRAGDPGPRSRRSLARGRPRSSVGQVSDCGPGGAAPGPVSEPKGGPGAGPRSPRPAPRARPPTPPAPLRPGPDVGVPPPPAPSFCLLPRSPASSAASAPALSRRPGSCGDPGPGSPLPLPKHVEMGAGGGAQDGRQDGCASVLSVPLLPRAFPPRAGGGRGAAGRRGPAGAGQPAAHARTSARDPRLLRGGGRPPGSAPASCTPRAGRVGPAASGPALPTPSPPRSPLRRPRPDTLSPAPGRQVLRRVPSSVLGKGPGQPQRCGQPGDQVYARGCPEWGWLRLNANTCPTVLSARRHAGGTSL; this comes from the exons ATGACAGCCTTCTCCACCCAGGAGCGGGGCTGCAAGGCTCCCGCCTGCAGCCTCAACCCGagcgcgcccgcccccgcccccccccttcccggcCTTCCAGAAGCCCGGGGACCCGCTCCCCGCCTGCCCTACTTATTCCAGTCTTCTGCGGCCGCTGGCTTCCTCG GTTGCGTGGTCCGATCCGGGCCGGGAGTCCGCGCCGGGCTTCGCgcgcgccgccccccgcccggagCGGAGGGAGCGGAGGGAGCGGCGGGAGCGCCCGGGCGCGCGCGGCGAGCGGGCGGCTTGTCATTGCTGGTGCCCGGCGCCGGCTCGCTCCGCGCGTCCTGCGGTGCCCAcgggcccggcccggcgccccccgccccggccgcctcGGGGGCGCGACGCctcccgccgcgccgccgccgccgccgcccgcgtccCGACCCGCACCGCCGCCGCCCTCCGCAGCCCCGGCTCCCCGCCGCCACTGCGGGGAGCGCGAGCCGTCGGCGCGGGAGCTGCAGTAGCTGCGGGAGCGACGCCCCGCCGTCTGCCGAGGGGGCCCCGGCCGATGGGGCCGCGCGGGCCCCGGAGCGGCGCCGCCGGGCGGCGGGGGGCTTCAGgggcgccccgccggccccgctaAGCCCgcggtcgccgccgccgccgagagCCGCGGAGTCGCCTGGGCGCACACGTGCCGCCCCCGCCGGAGCCGCGGAGCTGCGGGGGAGATGCGGGCCGCCGCCGGCGCCGCCTCGGGGGGCTCCGCCTCGCCCCAGCCCCCCGATCTCTgacgccgcccccgccgccgccctcccGGGAGGGGCGcagcccgcgcgccccccgccccgccgccgccgccgcgaggGGCCGCCTCCGGGACCCGCGAGCCGCCGTCGCCTTTCCCTTTTATCTTTTATCGTTTTTTTTTCGTCGGTGGCGGCGGTGCGGGGCCCGAGGAAGGAAGGGACACGGAGGCCACCCTCGCCCCGGTGCCCCCCACCCGCTTCCCCCCTGCCCCGGCTCCGGGAGATGTGCCGGGCGGGGGACCCGGGTCCGCGGAGCCGCAGGAGCCTCGCGCGCGGTCGACCCCGGAGCAGCGTCGGACAGGTGAGCGACTGCGGGCCTGGGGGCGCCGCACCTGGGCCAG TGTCCGAGCCCAAGGGGGGACCGGGGGCTGGCCCGAGgtcgccgcgccccgccccgcgcgcccggccccccaccccgccggcgCCCCTCCGTCCCGGCCCTGATGTCGGGGTCCCGCCGCCCCCAGCCCCGTCCTTCTGCCTCCTGCCCCGCAGCCCCGCGTCCTCCGCAGCCTCGGCCCCGGCCCTCTCCCGGCGCCCCGGTTCCTGCGGGGACCCGGGGCCCGGGTCTCCGCTCCCCCTACCCAAACATgtggagatgggggctgggggaggggctcaaGATGGCCGCCAAGATGGCTGCGCCTCTGTTCTTTCTGTCCCCCTTCTCCCGCGCGCCTTCCCGCCTCGCGCCGGCGGGGGAAGAGGCGCCGCGGGGCGCCGGGGCCCGGCCGGCGCGGGGCAGCCCGCCGCGCACGCCCGCACCTCGGCCCGCGACCCGCGGCTGCTTCGGGGTGGAGGGAGGCCGCCGGGGTCCGCTCCTGCCTCCTGCACCCCAAGGGCAGGCCGGGTCGGTCCCGCGGCCTCGGGCCCCGCTCTCCCAACGCCGTCCCCGCCCCGCTCTCCCCTCCGACGCCCCCGGCCTGACACCCTGTCCCCCGCCCCGGGGCGCCAGGTGCTCCGCCGGGTCCCGTCCTCGGTGCTGGGGAAGGGGCCTGGCCAGCCCCAGCGCTGCGGGCAG CCCGGGGACCAGGTGTATGCCCGTGGCTGCCCGGAGTGGGGCTGGCTGCGCCTCAATGCAAACACATGCCCAACTGTGCTCTCTGCCAGGCGCCATGCTGGGGGCACG TCCCTGTGA